The proteins below are encoded in one region of Zerene cesonia ecotype Mississippi chromosome 26, Zerene_cesonia_1.1, whole genome shotgun sequence:
- the LOC119837023 gene encoding zinc finger protein 836-like has translation MESWSNLCRCCLSPDTTVSILDNNENVKEKFLETTSIEVREDDRLPQRLCDCCFTIMKSAHEFREQCLKMDTELKTQLDTIPVDIKDELLSQIERHMNSNQNMTEEDKAKESMKKLESIIKTEPMDDDDYYYVLVIDDPKDQDDKNDKKPLSPPHPIKKEIEHEDVNICINEDSNSQNADTNEFVIQNDSLQSCIDSFLISNTKVSASVPETILENEEGHENEVDFVNALDIVDSNEDQLITIDNANNKDNPITVTLADGVKEFNSRNLIKIVTPSGLEKTILLKNDEGVKYLTTTQEESNDNDDNMSQEEIILCEGDDNSQFQILKVDGSEFVIEYTDEGQIATVLQQEDGTFLCDCGEQFEDLAEFEKHQYKHNPAGEHLCNLCGKGFETAEILTGHTLLHRSTGPVVSCPFCNQVVRRNGLTQHIKYTHNTKPQCELCQKTFANQNNLKRHMIIHSGIKEFVCDICSKRFNQKITMQTHRLTHINSTTCNLCDTVFEDKAALTLHKESDECTRSKIHLVKEELMKTVRQEVTTNLGKLLGYACSICKKMFSLESALDHHIEKTHIIEKLEDKKGNKQMKRFECTICGKRCASQAMLIMHERVHTNERPFPCQLCSLRFKTKTHLRTHQLTHTREKKFGCSVCMKFFALKGNLVVHLRTHTGERPYVCTICGEAFIDSKYLKKHKLRKHSIDNMPWNKY, from the exons ATGGAATCGTGGTCAAATTTATGTCGGTGCTGTCTTTCGCCGGACACTACTGTGTCAATATTAGACaacaatgaaaatgttaaagaGAAGTTTTTGGAAACAACATCTATTGAG GTAAGGGAGGACGACAGGCTACCTCAAAGGCTGTGTGACTGTTGCTTTACAATTATGAAATCAGCTCATGAATTTAGAGAACAATGTTTAAAGATGGACACTGAATTGAAAACACAACTTGATACAATTCCTGTTGATATTAAAGATGAGTTACTGTCTCAGATTGAAAGACATATGAATTCTAACCAAAATATGACTGAAGAGGACAAAGCGAAGGAATCTATGAAGAAATTAGAATCCATTATTAAAACGGAACCCATGGATGacgatgattattattatgtcttAGTTATTGATGATCCTAAGGACCAAGATGATAAGAATGATAAGAAACCGCTTTCTCCTCCACAtcctattaaaaaagaaattgaacaTGAAGATGtcaatatttgcataaatgAAGATTCAAATTCGCAGAATGCTGATACAAATGAATTTGTCATACAAAATGATTCATTGCAGAGTTGTATTGATTCATTCttaatatcaaacacaaaagtttCAGCGAGTGTTCCGGAAACTATTTTAGAAAACGAAGAAGGGCATGAAAATGAAGTTGATTTTGTGAATGCACTGGATATTGTCGACTCAAATGAAGACCAGCTTATTACAATTGACAATGCCAACAATAAAGACAATCCTATAACTGTTACTCTTGCCGATGGAGTTAAAGAGTTTAACTCGAGAAATTTGATCAAAATTGTTACTCCATCTGGTCTTGAAAAGACGATACTACTAAAAAATGATGAAGGTGTTAAGTATTTAACAACAACACAGGAAGAATCCAATGATAATGACGACAATATGTCACaagaagaaataatattgtgtgaGGGTGATGATAATTCACAGTTTCAGATATTAAAAGTAGATGGTTCAGAATTTGTGATTGAATACACGGATGAGGGTCAGATAGCAACTGTTCTGCAACAAGAAGATGGGACGTTCCTCTGCGATTGTGGAGAACAGTTTGAAGATTTAGCTGAGTTTGAAAAACATCAATACAAACATAACCCAGCAGGTGAACATTTATGTAACCTGTGCGGCAAAGGTTTCGAAACTGCGGAAATATTGACTGGCCATACACTACTCCATAGATCAACTGGGCCAGTTGTTTCCTGTCCGTTCTGTAACCAAGTTGTTAGACGGAACGGCCTAACccaacatataaaatacactcACAACACCAAGCCCCAATGTGAGCTTTGCCAGAAGACATTTGCGAACCAGAATAACTTGAAACGGCATATGATAATACATAGCGGAATCAAGGAATTTGTCTGTGATATATGTTCCAAAAGATTCAATCAAAAAATCACAATGCAAACGCACAGATTGACACACATCAATTCAACAACTTGTAACCTCTGTGACACAGTGTTTGAAGATAAAGCTGCTCTAACATTGCATAAAGAATCCGACGAATGTACAAGATCAAAAATCCATCTTGTCAAAGAAGAATTAATGAAGACCGTACGGCAAGAAGTAACAACGAATTTGGGAAAACTATTGGGTTATGCGTGTTCAATATGTAAGAAGATGTTCTCGCTCGAATCAGCGTTGGACCATCACATAGAAAAAACgcatattatagaaaaattggAAGATAAAAAGggtaataaacaaatgaagaGATTCGAATGCACAATCTGCGGCAAGAGATGTGCGAGTCAAGCTATGTTGATAATGCACGAACGTGTCCACACAAATGAGAGGCCGTTCCCTTGTCAATTGTGTTCACTACGATTTAAGACCAAGACGCACTTACGAACGCATCAATTAACGCATACCAGAGAGAAAAAGTTTGGATGTTCGGTTTGTATGAAGTTCTTTGCGCTAAAAGGTAACTTGGTGGTGCATTTACGCACTCACACAGGAGAGAGGCCGTATGTATGCACAATTTGCGGAGAAGCATTTATCGattctaaatatttgaaaaaacacaaattgaGAAAGCATTCAATTGATAATATGCCTTGGAATAAGTACTGA